One region of Hymenobacter sediminicola genomic DNA includes:
- a CDS encoding SDR family oxidoreductase, whose protein sequence is MSALDQFSLHGKVIVITGATGVLGKALSLAVAEAGARVAILGRNAGRAAERVAAIEAVGGEAMAVLADVLDKDQMQAACDEIVQAWGSIDGLVNAAGGNMPGATIGPDQDIFDLGIEDTRRAVDLNLFGTVIPTTVFGRVMAEQGKGSIVNVSSLTAQRPLTRVLGYTMAKKAVEAYTQWMAVELGLRYGGGLRMNAIAPGVFLTEQNRSLLVQPDGSHTDRARKFIAATPYQRFGQPEELTGTLIYLLSDASRFVTGETVMVDGGFNAYSGV, encoded by the coding sequence ATGTCTGCTCTCGACCAGTTTTCACTTCACGGAAAAGTCATCGTCATCACCGGGGCTACCGGTGTGCTGGGTAAGGCGCTGTCGTTGGCCGTAGCCGAAGCAGGGGCTCGTGTGGCCATTCTGGGCCGCAATGCTGGCCGAGCCGCCGAGCGGGTAGCCGCCATCGAGGCTGTGGGCGGCGAAGCCATGGCGGTGCTGGCCGATGTGCTGGATAAAGACCAGATGCAAGCCGCCTGCGACGAAATCGTACAGGCCTGGGGCAGCATCGACGGGCTGGTGAATGCGGCGGGCGGCAATATGCCTGGTGCTACCATCGGCCCCGACCAAGACATATTTGACCTTGGCATCGAGGACACTCGTCGCGCCGTAGACCTCAACTTGTTCGGCACCGTGATACCTACCACCGTGTTTGGCCGCGTAATGGCTGAGCAGGGCAAGGGTTCAATCGTAAACGTGTCGAGTCTAACCGCGCAACGCCCCTTAACGCGGGTGCTGGGTTACACCATGGCCAAAAAAGCCGTGGAAGCCTACACGCAGTGGATGGCTGTGGAACTGGGCCTACGCTACGGTGGCGGCCTGCGCATGAACGCCATAGCCCCCGGCGTGTTCCTAACCGAGCAGAACCGCTCCCTCCTCGTCCAGCCCGACGGTAGCCACACCGACCGCGCCCGCAAGTTCATTGCCGCCACACCTTACCAACGCTTCGGCCAGCCCGAGGAGCTCACCGGTACCCTCATCTACTTGCTCAGCGACGCCTCCCGCTTCGTCACCGGCGAAACAGTA